Proteins from a single region of Plasmodium brasilianum strain Bolivian I chromosome 13, whole genome shotgun sequence:
- a CDS encoding hypothetical protein (conserved Plasmodium protein): MAIDSETFYGKGKDRKVSSFEGNIEKYSVLKRISNFNDTNTNSIKKRYFYKQHDALLYYRELLKWGESNIHQDDKYDYSKYDKADNDDNRVTEGSNHNDNKKVVLYTEELENGKRCFILDSFYNFLKSYCIYALSLEEIYFGDKKDKDKNSLPINRSRKEDEMHLYELIITNENRWLFFDIEYDMINNYESKNHILFIFLIELCLFVYTYFDIKICLNDILILESSSNEKISFHIIVKNIHILNYNYYEYLVDYCYFFLKNNMNIPENNFYDKYKKYQTKMKQQQNYLLFSNENYVKYFVDLFINHIITTIEQSENACIINSSTVYIQCEPKGPILNKNYYTFNDSNFYSYTNMRYPKYQAYDTNARCFDKVSDCTNLTNLRTAQNIYNGRIERSSNNLMNKNTFDLINDFSEVQDLVTAIEEGRYPQISNGIINNCIGCSTKSEKTDEERGEKVEKNKKKGFYFDLYNHMLEYIVEHYIKKLKNENYHDEQTENYIILLFAIKKDVNLGSNVHRGGSKDDKRGNNWGDDGDDKKDDLNNRLKDDQDLKYCELSSKLEEYNYSKQMGKDSVKRLIQKQKNNFVCACGQSMETNREVVMLKCIIDNSVYSRNRNFRMIFSSKKKNNNKLLVSNSNVKKYDKRDISNLILKSLVAFYFKSDLPYKISEDALFKNDKLKNKYGEINFINHGAVNIYNSSSNNNSSSTSILLKMKQRNVQRNVSLDLVNYDHAHNMLKIIFYWNFELYKNFKKNKIYVNNFQSEINKEYFYRIILIYNNLKYENYEHINQCNISSTLNFENEEKCFEQGVIKNACEESQGNVLSKEDNQKRNKHERKGRAQDNAYKGILSINYNYLDKYDILFLKNETFFFYVLSEYKKIFNIKADGYPSLLIKYFIYSISCNNDEYTLNFRDNKYCKNKNLSHKSNHIYIIYNYIKNLDILFVAPSRDRGRIYRVPHINATYVTDVTNSNNFVKEVEQNRCHYIIKEKESRKYGNLMISRIVFKLKDQVIRG, from the exons ATGGCCATAGACTCTGAAACGTTTTATGGAAAGGGAAAAGACAGAAAGGTCTCCTCCTTCGAAggaaatattgaaaaatatagtgTACTAAAAAGGATAAGCAATTTTAATGATACAAATACAAAcagcataaaaaaaaggtatttcTACAAACAGCATGATGCTCTTTTGTATTACAGGGAGTTATTAAAATGGGGGGAATCAAACATCCATCAGGATGATAAATACGACTACAGTAAATACGATAAGGctgataatgatgataacAGAGTTACTGAGGGCAGTAATCATAATGATAATAAGAAAGTAGTATTATACACAGAAGAGCTGGAAAACGGAAAGAGGTGTTTTATTCTGGAcagtttttataattttttaaaatcctACTGCATTTATGCTCTATCATTGGAAGAGATTTATTTTGGagataaaaaggataaagaCAAAAATTCATTACCAATAAATCGAAGCAGAAAAGAGGACGAAATGCATTTGTATGAACTGATCATAACAAATGAAAATCGATGgcttttttttgatatagaATATGACatgataaataattatgaaagtaaaaatcatatattattcatatttctcATCGAGttatgtttatttgtatacacatattttgacataaaaatatgtttaaacgatattttaattttagaaagttcttcaaatgaaaaaatatcctttcatataattgtaaaaaatattcatatattaaattataattattatgaatatttagtagattattgttatttttttttgaagaataatatgaacataccagaaaataatttttatgataaatacaagaaatatcaaacaaaaatgaagcaACAACAAAATTATCTACTTTTTagtaatgaaaattatgtaaaatattttgttgatttatttataaatcatATAATTACAACTATAGAACAGAGCGAAAATGCATGCATTATTAATTCTTCCACAGTTTATATACAATGTGAACCAAAGGGTCCTATTttgaacaaaaattattatacttttaatgACTCAAATTTTTATAGCTACACAAATATGAGGTATCCAAAGTATCAGGCCTATGATACAAATGCTAGATGCTTTGACAAGGTAAGCGACTGCACAAATTTGACAAATTTGAGAACAgcacaaaatatatacaatggAAGAATAGAAAGGAgttcaaataatttaatgaataaaaatacattcgATCTTATAAACGATTTTAGCGAGGTACAAGATTTAGTAACTGCAATTGAGGAAGGAAGATATCCACAAATAAGTAATGGGATAATTAATAACTGCATTGGTTGCTCAACCAAAAGTGAAAAAACAGATGAAGAGAGGGGGGAAAAGgtagaaaagaataaaaaaaaaggattctattttgatttataCAACCATATGTTGGAATATATTGTAGagcattatataaaaaaattaaaaaatgaaaactatCACGATGAGCAaacagaaaattatataattttacttttcgCAATAAAGAAGGACGTAAATTTAGGGAGCAATGTTCATAGGGGTGGAAGTAAGGATGATAAAAGGGGAAATAATTGGGGGGATGATGGGGACGATAAAAAGGATGACCTGAATAACCGTCTGAAGGATGACCAAGATTTGAAATATTGTGAATTATCGTCCAAATTAGAAGAATATAACTATTCGAAGCAAATGGGGAAGGACTCCGTTAAACGGTTAAttcaaaaacaaaagaataattttgtttGTGCATGTGGACAAAGCATGGAAACTAACAGGGAGGTTGTCATGTTAAAATGCATTATTGACAACTCGGTGTATAGCAGGAACAGAAATTTTCGAATGATTTTTtctagtaaaaaaaaaaataataataaattattggTAAGCAATTCAAACGTTAAGAAATATGACAAAAGAGATATAAGCAATTTGATATTAAAAAGTCTGgttgcattttattttaaaagtgaCTTACCTTATAAGATAAGTGAAGACGCTCTCTTCAAAAATGATAAGTTAAAGAACAAGTACGGagaaataaatttcattaacCACGGTGcggtaaatatatataacagtaGTAGCAATAATAACTCTAGTAGTACCAGCATTTTACTCAAAATGAAACAGCGAAATGTGCAGAGAAATGTAAGCTTAGACCTAGTAAATTATGACCATGCTcataatatgttaaaaattatcttttattGGAATTTTgaactatataaaaattttaaaaaaaataaaatctatgtaaataattttcaaagtGAAATAAACAAGGAATACTTTTACAGAATTATTCTAATTTATAACAATctgaaatatgaaaattatgaacacaTCAATCAGTGCAACATAAGTAGTAccttaaattttgaaaatgaagaaaaatgcTTTGAACAAGGAGTCATTAAAAATGCTTGTGAAGAATCACAGGGCAATGTCCTAAGCAAAGAGGATAATCAGAAGAGGAATAAACATGAACGTAAAGGTAGAGCCCAAGATAATGCATATAAAGGCATCCTTTCCATAAACTACAACTACTTAGACAAATACGATATactatttctaaaaaatgaaacattctttttttacgtgttaagtgaatataaaaaaatttttaatattaaagcGGATGGATATCCTtctttgttaataaaatactttATCTATTCCATCTCGTGTAATAACGACGAATATACGCTAAATTTCAGGgataataaatattgtaaaaataaaaatctcTCACACAAATctaatcatatttatattatttataattatattaaaaaccT agatatattatttgtagcACCGTCGAGAGACAGGGGACGCATATATAGGGTGCCTCATATTAACGCGACATACGTAACAGATGTAACAAACTCGAATAATTTTGTGAAGGAAGTAGAACAGAATAGATGTCACTACAtaataaaggaaaaggaaagcCGAAAATATGGTAATCTCATGATATCAAGGATAGTTTTTAAGCTAAAAGATCAAGTTATTCGAGGTTAA
- a CDS encoding trafficking protein particle complex subunit 1 — protein MLKNMSHDKITEAFETSCEYYYFYIFYKNLCIYSIDLKKDDKEKKNKGNKNETEKLLLGSIYAINYLCFNIQPNKRLKNLYKSIENSNKNLNQSSKRYNQNFDNMQGNLHVGNFNSFNTPLYKLHYFETLTAYKFVLITHKNTPNLSNFLRDIYKTLFLDFVILNPLYQIGDEIRDKIFDEKITERIKGLIHG, from the exons ATGCTTAAGAATATGTCTCATGACAAAATAACGGAAGCCTTTGAAACCTCCTGTGAGTATTACTACTTCtacatattttacaaaaactTGTGTATCTATAGCATTGACTTGAAAAAAgatgataaagaaaaaaaaaataaagggaaCAAAAATGAAACGGAAAAGTTATTGTTAGGATCTATTTATGCTATAAATTACCtatgttttaatattcaACCAAATAAAAGGTTAAAAAATCTTTATAAATCCATCGAAaattctaataaaaatttaaatcaaAGCTCAAAGAGGTATAACCAAAACTTTGACAATATGCAGGGTAATTTGCATGTTGGAAATTTTAATTCGTTCAACACGCCTTTATACAAATTACACTACTTTGAAACGCTAACAG cTTATAAATTTGTTCTTATTACTCATAAAAATACCCCGAACTtgtcaaattttttaagggATATTTACAAAACGTTATTCCTCGACTTCGTTATTTTGAACCCACTTTACCAG attgGGGATGAAATTCGAGACAAAATATTTGACGAAAAAATAACAGAACGCATCAAAGGGTTGATACAtggataa
- a CDS encoding GTPase-activating protein, with the protein MEEKEADTIVDNIGYKIGDKKEDKIKGEKNVNVKMGDIMRKQKTSPLIDQNDGNMDNKYYSKINSSDEKIEKRKSFSKDIIASLDENIYKHDAYTNTNIKDEVFFSDEKRKNDRSGYNERKVASSSSDHIEDKKIVYNEKQKSKTFFVNKLSNSNRSNYANNSDKNNRINCSTLNDYKKKSDEKSLEGGKKGNYSISRSEKEEKYNKKRNSSQTNAKDNHKGKGEHKEEGHEERHGEGHEERHGEGHEEDHEEDHEEDHEEDHEEDHEEDQEEDQEEDYHYQDKQCKEKKKKNSSRKDNIRDRVYEYSHNVIYHELYIELLHENKSLQNEIKNLKKIIEMQKILIKSKEEVFEDHMNVKNKMANKKFVNNNYFLNFFNKKKKKSKDSFPPTATATDAADTTVIVTSKAPANSSANYINIYNEEGEDDRRVSEKGTNLSKEHSYEQNYYLECEKIYSDEIGNSDVDMNTVDDEKSYNKKNIYKKLPLSENEYSDMSDKDNILVYSTKKDTYSKKDDSDLQDNKRENVNNLKEKKKKKKEKKKENFSHLNEENEKEFIDNSMINLHEITSLTFWYEEILPLINNEKKKNILIDLMISNYMPSVLKGYFWEMNINNKLNLTEYFVQILIKNTNFIQSYIYTNNKQYHNHVSRYFKSLISLRNSSLNVMESNTKEGHKSYSTIKTYDTYKKEACEYDKEDMKNKSTDGEEQMEEEKCEEKHLDRSEEKCNERYGEDNTVQNKEEEISNSSINLLHRFSVQKFFYQILIDLDRTMYIIKKNQEYFKRYNVNTDKFLLTLNMSDTKTKLNTLLQMYVLFKPELGYVQGMSYIALVFLLYCNLEKAFVHFANFMRKAIYNLYSFNKEEIKVYIYTVKEILSKRNIEIYKEIIKQYNIDNIFIQWFYTVFLTCLPFHIFIRVFDIYTFNDKIVYETIICIFMYFNKFHHMENVDMVIKNLSSFSFNTHIQEDKFWNMLKKIKIKKRKIQYYREKYFSKANRDDINER; encoded by the exons ATGGAAGAAAAGGAAGCAGATACAATAGTAGATAACATAGGATATAAGATAggagataaaaaagaagataaaattaaaggtGAAAAGAATGTTAATGTTAAAATGGGAGATATAATGAGAAAGCAAAAAACATCACCATTAATTGACCAGAATGATGGAAATAtggataataaatattacagtaaaataaattccagtgatgaaaaaatagaaaagagaaaaagttTTTCTAAAGATATAATAGCTAGTTTAGAcgaaaacatatataaacatgatgcttatacaaatacaaatataaaagacgaggtttttttttctgatgaaaaaaggaaaaatgatCGCTCAGGGTACAACGAAAGGAAGGTTGCTAGTAGTTCATCAGATCACATTGAAGACAagaaaattgtatataatgaaaaacagAAGAGTAAgacattttttgtaaataagtTGAGTAACAGTAATAGGTCAAATTATGCTAACAATAGCGACAAAAATAATCGCATTAATTGCAGTACTTTAAAtgactataaaaaaaagtccGATGAAAAAAGTTTAGAGGGGGGGAAAAAGGGAAACTACTCAATCAGTAGAAGTGAgaaggaagaaaaatataataaaaaaaggaattcaAGTCAAACTAACGCAAAGGATAATCATAAGGGTAAGGGGGAACATAAAGAAGAAGGCCATGAAGAAAGGCATGGAGAAGGCCATGAAGAAAGGCATGGAGAAGGCCATGAAGAAGACCATGAAGAAGACCATGAAGAAGACCATGAAGAAGACCATGAAGAAGACCATGAAGAAGACCAAGAAGAAGATCAGGAAGAAGATTACCACTATCAGGATAAACAGtgtaaggaaaaaaagaaaaagaacagTTCACGTAAGGATAATATTCGGGATAGAGTGTACGAATACAGTCATAATGTTATATACCACGAATTGTACATTGAGTTACTGCATGAAAATAAAAGTCTACAgaacgaaataaaaaatttgaaaaaaattattgaaatgcaaaaaattttaattaaaagcAAGGAGGAAGTATTTGAGGATCATATGAAtgttaaaaacaaaatggctaataaaaaatttgttaataataattattttttgaacttttttaataaaaagaagaaaaaaagcaaGGATAGCTTTCCCCCTACAGCAACTGCGACCGACGCAGCTGATACTACTGTGATTGTTACTTCCAAAGCTCCCGCTAATTCTTCTGCTAATTATatcaatatttataatgagGAAGGGGAAGACGACAGAAGGGTAAGTGAAAAAGGAACAAATCTTTCGAAAGAACATTCATATGAACAAAACTACTATTTAGaatgtgaaaaaatatacagtGATGAAATAGGAAATTCTGATGTGGATATGAACACTGTGGATGAtgaaaaaagttataataagaaaaacatatataaaaaattaccgTTAAGTGAAAATGAATATTCAGATATGTCTGATAAGGATAACATTTTGGTTTATTCGACAAAGAAAGATACTTATAGTAAAAAGGATGATTCAGATCTACAAGataataaaagagaaaatgtcaataatttaaaagaaaagaaaaaaaaaaaaaaagaaaaaaaaaaagagaattttAGTCATTTAAATGAGGAGAATGAAAAAGAGTTTATTGATAACAGTATGATAAATCTTCATGAAATAACCTCTCTCACATTTTGGTATGAAGAGATATTAcctttaattaataatgaaaaaaaaaaaaatatattaatcgATCTAATGATTAGTAATTACATGCCAAGTGTCTTAAAAGGTTATTTTTGggaaatgaatataaataacaaattaaatttaactgaatattttgttcaaatattaattaaaaatacaaattttatacagtcctatatatatacgaataaTAAGCAATACCATAATCACGTTTCGAGATATTTCAAGTCTTTAATTTCGTTGAGAAATAGCAGCTTAAATGTTATGGAATCCAATACGAAGGAGGGGCATAAGAGTTATTCGACCATAAAAACTTACGACACctataaaaaagaagcatGTGAATATGATAAGGAGGACATGAAAAATAAGTCTACTGATGGAGAAGAACAGATGGAAGAGGAAAAATGTGAAGAGAAACATTTGGATAGGAGTGAGGAAAAGTGTAATGAACGATATGGTGAGGATAATACCGTGCAAAATAAGGAAGAAGAAATATCAAATTCGAGCATAAATCTGCTTCACCGATTTTCAGTACAGaagtttttttatcaaattttaATAGATTTAGATAGAacaatgtatataataaaaaaaaatcaagaatattttaaaagatataacGTCAACACTGATAAGTTTCTGCTCACACTTAACATGTCAGACACGAAGACGAAGTTGAACACCTTACTACAGATGTACGTGCTTTTTAAGCCGGAGTTGGG TTATGTACAGGGTATGTCTTACATCGCTTTGgtattcttattatattgtaaCTTAGAGAAAGCCTTTGTCCATTTTGCAAACTTTATG CGGAAGGCCATATACAACTTGTACAGTTTTAACaaggaagaaataaaagtatacatCTACACTGTTAAGGAGATTTTATCAAAGCGGAATATTGAAATATACAAGGAGATTATTAAACAATATAACattgataatatttttattcagtGGTTTTATACTGTCTTTTTAAC gTGTTTACCTTTCCACATATTCATTCGCGTATTTgacatatacacatttaaTGACAAAATTGTGTATGag acaataatatgcatatttatgtattttaacaaattccATCATATGGAAAATGTGGATAtggttataaaaaatttatcctCCTTTTCATTCAATACACATATTCAG GAAGACAAATTCTGGaacatgttaaaaaaaataaaaataaagaaaagaaagatcCAGTATTATAGGGAAAAGTATTTCAGTAAAGCTAACA gAGATGATATAAACGAAAGATAA
- a CDS encoding hypothetical protein (conserved Plasmodium protein) — MDDDKIKDIYLSLKNKNKKEWGELMQQLTKDQKRRLIFYIKKKNKNSLNKIKNIKIEKNSEKIKTKPSNHYQQYILIDYSNVNYDLNLKNYIARILRIYKLEDNFDFVKGLHLYMNILCYVIFKKFTYEYKNDRTNKNLLIFLKKVFPFEFQNFQDIYNMRWNKDFISSENMVNENTVIDEDSTQNGKEVNLLSEEKNNNNTYKKDTIKKDIDQQCNTYSNSNKENANNMENENIWVNDIVSSGDYENPFFYNKNTLNLDGEGNSRINSINKLGNDFVVVKTEKEDDNTCTSKENNNNHVMVQHLSKYIKKEYIFHEFFKNKDIKKIMVNIFDEKRYDYRIRFRSIISKSLNDLEYKKYCDQREKLFKYKKKNFIRWLSQFTNINSLDMYVVNFFIFLFLDRLYLIIETFIRLNYYSIRTADFSSPDHFLENIDEFQNFNDILNYFTNIIQSNVLVNNVGDSTKENIQSISNKDVEHFNKIYHNIVKVNFQNFFLSIDLIYNVDIYNFKIKNKINFEKLIKVDISSYINDTNIYDIIQYDKNNNADPWKVLTNFTLHQNKNLNLQKFDCFSIFLIVRFKYYLEEYKEKANIDCIYKTVKEEFDQVENYLKCHGNKTIEISENAAFSEGIFEYNHLIPLYMDLQNELKKVNEYIKFYGNLISFVNFIQRYAHSASSNVVKLEHNEETKEYFDLSFFLSAHMKGNVKKE, encoded by the exons ATGGatgatgataaaattaaagatatttatttaagtttaaaaaataaaaataaaaaagaatgggGAGAATTGATGCAGCAGTTAACGAAAGATCAGAAACGAAGACtaatcttttatataaaaaagaaaaataagaattctT TGAATAAGattaagaatattaaaattgaGAAAAATAGCGAGAAAATCAAGACAAAACCAAGTAACCATTATCAGCAGTATATCCTAATTGATTATTCAAAT GTAAATTATGatttgaatttaaaaaattatatagctAGAATTTTACGAATTTACAAATTAGAAGACAACTTTGATTTCGTAAAAGGGCTACAtctatatatgaatattttatgttatgttatttttaaaaaatttacgtACGAGTATAAAAATGATAGGACAAATAAAAATCTGTTAATATTTCTAAAGAAGGTATTCCCTTTTGAgtttcaaaattttcaagacatatataatatgagaTGGAATAAAGATTTTATATCTTCTGAAAATATGGTTAATGAAAATACTGTAATAGATGAGGATAGTACCCAAAATGGGAAAGAAGTAAATTTATTGAgcgaagaaaaaaataataataatacttataaaaaggataccataaaaaaagacataGATCAACAGTGTAATACATACAGTAACTCAAATAAGGAAAATGCAAATAACatggaaaatgaaaatatttggGTGAATGATATAGTAAGTAGTGGGGATTATGAGaacccttttttttataataaaaacacaCTCAACTTAGATGGTGAAGGTAACTCCAGAATTAATAGTATCAATAAACTAGGCAATGATTTCGTAGTAGTAAAAACTGAAAAAGAAGATGATAATACATGTACGagtaaggaaaataataataaccaTGTAATGGTACAACATTTaagtaaatacataaaaaaggaatatatatttcatgaattttttaaaaataaagatataaaaaaaattatggtaaatatatttgatgaAAAAAGATATGATTATAGAATTCGTTTTAGAAGTATAATATCAAAAAGTTTAAATGATctagaatataaaaagtattgtgatcaaagagaaaaattatttaaatataaaaaaaaaaattttattagatGGCTTTCtcaatttacaaatattaattCTCTAGACATGTACGTAgtaaacttttttatatttttatttttagatcGATTATATCTAATAATAGAAACGTTTATTCGATTGAATTATTATAGTATCAGAACAGCAGATTTTTCTTCTCCTGAtcattttttagaaaatatagacgagtttcaaaattttaatgatattttaaattattttacaaatataatacaatcaAATGTATTAGTTAACAACGTAGGTGATAGTACCAAAGAGAATATTCAGTCCATAAGTAACAAGGATGTTGAACATTTCAACAAAATTTATCACAATATCGTTAAAGTCAATtttcagaatttttttttatctatagatttaatatataacgtagatatttacaatttcaaaataaaaaataaaataaattttgaaaaattaataaaagttGATATCTCTTCTTACATCAATGATACGaatatttatgatataattcaatatgataaaaataataatgcagACCCATGGAAagttttaacaaattttacCTTACACCAAAATAA GAATTTaaatttgcaaaaatttGACTGCTTTTCCATCTTCCTAATTGTACGATTCAAGTATTATTTAGAAGAATATAAGGAGAAAGCAAATATAGATTGCATATACAAAACTGTAAAAGAAGAGTTTGATCAggtagaaaattatttaaagtgTCATGGTAACAAAACTATTGAAATTAGTGAAAATGCTGCTTTTAGTGAAGGCATCTTTGAATACAACCATCTTATACCACTGTATATGGATTTgcaaaatgaattaaaaaag gtaaatgaatacataaaattcTACGGGAATTTAATAtcatttgtaaattttattcaGAGATATGCTCATAGCGCGTCTAGCAATGTTGTTAAGCTGGAGCATAATGAAGAGACAAAGGAATATTTTGacttgtctttttttttaagtgcGCATATGAAAGGAAATGTGAAGAAAGAGTAA
- a CDS encoding hypothetical protein (conserved Plasmodium protein) gives MVKVKLSHFIFFYLLNFFVTSVINGKGEKKNILNMKKENKDEYLKNLASFADVEKIKKLISENKLDEATKLFNEMKKALSSDQKENSKKEAMNEKNTETNNFNLFNNLINPNDLQEMIKFYMYLQDILNSKNETAEKKMVKSFLRKTIQKIKDNENSNEKKSIDDIIKDTEGHQEMLEKLAELMKIKKEKLQDEEVRNKVNQILIGMLKFIDYTNSSDIANALMDEIKIKEVKATDGNSKSKLQVNFGDSKAHLEMLQKATKFMGMDIDPEELKNLTINNKWYENFLNNLLNNSDEL, from the coding sequence ATGGTAAAAGTCAAACTGtcgcattttatttttttctaccttttaaatttttttgtgaCCAGTGTAATCAATGGAAAGGGCGAAAAGAAGAATATTTTGAAcatgaaaaaagagaataaagATGAATATCTTAAGAACCTTGCTAGTTTTGCAGatgttgaaaaaattaagaaattaaTAAGTGAAAACAAATTGGATGAAGCtactaaattatttaatgaaatgaaaaaagctTTATCTAGCGACCAAAAAGAGAATAGTAAAAAAGAAGCgatgaatgaaaaaaatactgAAACGAACaatttcaatttatttaacaATTTAATTAATCCAAATGATCTTCAAGAAATGATTAAATTTTACATGTACTTGCAAGATATTTTAAACTCAAAAAATGAGActgcagaaaaaaaaatggtaaagtcatttttaagaaaaactattcaaaaaattaaagataatgaaaacagtaatgaaaaaaaatccaTTGATGATATTATTAAAGACACAGAAGGTCACCAAGAAATGTTAGAAAAGTTGGCCGaattgatgaaaataaaaaaagaaaaattacaaGATGAAGAAGTAAGAAATAAAGTAAATCAAATATTAATTGGAATGCTCAAATTTATTGATTACACAAACAGTAGTGATATTGCAAATGCTTTAATGgatgaaattaaaattaaagaagtTAAAGCAACAGATGGTAACTCCAAATCTAAATTACAAGTAAATTTTGGTGATAGTAAAGCACATTTAGAAATGCTACAAAAAGCAACAAAATTTATGGGAATGGATATTGATCCAGAGGAGTTAAAAAATCTGaccattaataataaatggtatgaaaactttttaaataatctcCTGAACAATTCAGACGAactataa